In Pseudomonas sp. HR96, the DNA window CGAAATCGACGCCGCCAGCCGCACCAAGGTCGAAGACACCCGCGAGCTGCTCGACAACGTGCAGTACGCGCCGAGCCGCGGGCGCTTCAAGGTCTACCTGATCGACGAAGTGCACATGCTTTCCACTCATTCGTTCAACGCCCTGTTGAAGACTCTGGAAGAGCCGCCGCCCTACGTCAAATTTATCCTCGCCACCACCGACCCACAGAAGCTGCCGGCGACCATCCTCTCGCGTTGCCTGCAGTTCTCGCTGAAGAACATGACACCCGAGCGTGTGGTCGAACATCTGACCAACGTCCTGACCGTCGAGAACGTGCCGTTCGAGGACGATGCCCTGTGGCTGCTCGGGCGTGCGGCGGACGGCTCCATGCGCGACGCCATGAGCCTGACCGACCAGGCCATTGCCTTCGGCGAGGGCAAGGTGCAGGCCGCCGATGTGCGCGCCATGCTCGGCACCCTCGATCATGGCCAGGTATACGGCGTGCTGCAGGCCTTGCTCGAAGGCGATGCCAGAGGTCTGCTCGAAGCCATCCGCCACTTGGCCGAGCAGGGGCCGGACTGGAACGGCGTGCTGGCCGAGATGCTCAACGTGCTGCACCGCGTGGCGGTGGCTCAGGCGCTGCCCGAGGCGGTAGACAACGGCCAGGGCGATCGCGACCGGGTGCTGGCCGTGGCCCAGGCGCTGCCGGCTGAAGATGTGCAGTTCTACTACCAGATGGGCCTGATCGGCCGTCGCGACCTGCCGTTGGCGCCGGACCCACGCAGCGGCTTCGAAATGGTCATGCTGCGCATGCTGGCATTTCGCCCCGCTGACGCCGAGGACGCCCCGAGGCAGACACTAAAGACAGTGGGGATCAGCCAGGCCACAGCTGATTCCACCCCCACCGTGGCGGCGCCAGTGGCGCCCATCGAGCCTGAACCTGTGGCAGCGCCTGGCGCCGTGCCGGCGCCGGTTGCGCCCACTGCAAACGAGGCAGAAGGGGCCCCGGCCAAGGCGGTGCAGGCGCCCGACCTGCCGTGGAATCCGTTGCCGGTGGTCGAGCCTGAACCTGCGCCCGAACCCGCTGCGCTCGCCCAGGCCATTCCCGAGCCGATTCTGGACACCGTTGCCGAGCAGCCCGAGCTGACGCCCATGCCCACGCCGGTGCCGGCCAGCGCCGTGCCGGATGCACCCGAGGTCGAGCCGCAAGTGCTTGAAACGGTCGTCGAGCTGGGCCCTGGTGCCCTGGCCGATCCCGTGCCGCCGGGCCACCCTGGCGATTTTGCTCCCGCCGGCATGGACCGCGACGACGAGCCGCCGCTGGACGAAGACTATTACGAACCGGACCTCGACGTTGGTGCTGCCTACAGCTACCTCGACGAGCTGGCCAGCGAGGCCACCCCTGCGCTCGTCGCCGAGCCCGAGGTATTGCCGGCCGCCGCGCCGGCCACGGGGCTTGCCCTGCAATGGCTGGAACTGTTCCCGAAGCTGCCCATCTCCGGCATGACCGGCAGCATCGCCGCCAACTGCACCTTGATGGCAGTGGACGGCGACCAGTGGCTGCTGCACCTGGACCCGGCCCACAGCGCGCTGTTCAATGCCACCCAGCAGCGGCGACTCAACGACGCCCTGAATCAGTACCATGGCCGCACCCTGAGCCTGCGCATCGAGCTGATCCGCCCCGAGCAGGAGACCCCGGCCCAGGCTGCGGCGCGCTTGCGTGCCGAGCGTCAGAAGGACGCCGAGGCGTCTATTCACGCTGACCCTTTTGTCCTACAAATGATGCAACAGTTTGGCGCGGTCATTCGTGACGACACGATTGAACCAGTCGATACCATGGCCAGCCCAACCCCATAACCGAGACGGGCGCCCGCCACACCTGGCGGGTCCCGGTGCAAGACCAATCAACCGATGAGGTGATCCCCATGATGAAAGGTGGCATGGCCGGCCTGATGAAGCAGGCTCAGCAAATGCAGGAAAAGATGGCCAAGGCCCAGGAAGAACTGGCCAATGCCGAAGTGACCGGGCAATCGGGTGCCGGCCTGGTCAGCATCGTCATGACCGGTCGTCATGATGTCAAGCGCGTGACCCTGGACGACAGCCTGATGCAGGAAGACAAGGACGTACTCGAAGACCTGATCGCCGCTGCCGTCAACGACGCAGTGCGCAAGATCGAGGCCTCGAGCCAGGACAAGATGTCCGGCATGACCGCCGGCATGCAGCTGCCGCCGGGCTTCAAGATGCCTTTCTAAGGGGCACTTGCTGCACCACGGACCGGGCCTCGTGCCCGGTTTTTTGTCCGCCGCGTATGCCGTCCGGCTGCCTTGACGCCACCGGGGGGCGGGCGTATAAACCGCGTTCTCGTCGTTAGCCAGGCCTATAAACATGAGCTTCAGCCCCCTGATCCGCCAACTGATCGACGCCCTGCGCATCCTGCCGGGCGTGGGCCAGAAAACCGCCCAGCGCATGGCCTTGCAGTTGCTCGAGCGCGACCGCAGTGGCGGCAGCCGCCTGGCGCAGGCGCTGGGGCAGGCGATGGAGGGGGTCGGCCATTGCCGCCTGTGTCGCACCCTGACCGAAGAAGAACTGTGCCCGCAGTGCGCCGACACGCGCCGCGATGACACCCTGCTGTGCGTGGTCGAAGGCCCGATGGATGTCTACGCGGTGGAGCAGACCGGCTACCGCGGCCGCTACTTCGTGCTCAAGGGCCACCTGTCGCCGCTCGATGGCCTGGGTCCGGAGGCCATCGGCATCCCGCAACTGATGGCGCGCATCGAGGAGCAGGCCAGCTTTGCCGAAGTCATCCTGGCCACCAACCCGACGGTCGAAGGCGAAGCCACCGCCCACTACATCGCCCAGCTGCTGGCCAGCAAAGGCCTGGTCGCCTCGCGCATCGCCCACGGCGTACCGCTGGGGGGCGAGCTGGAACTGGTTGACGGCGGCACCTTGGCGCACTCGTTTGCCGGACGCAAGCCGATAGCGCTTTGAAGGTGACGGGCCTTGCCCCTGTGGGACCGAGCTTGCTCGGTCGTACAGGTCAGGGCTCTGTGGGACCGAGCTTGCTCGGCAAGCGGACAGCCGCGATCCGACGATAGGACGCGTGGGCGCCTGCGTCAGTCAATACTCGCTCAACGAAAACTGCGTCAACGTGAATGCCGGGATACCCATGTCCTGCAAACGGCGCGAGCCGCCCAGTTCCGGCAGGTCGATGATCGCGGCGGCTTCGTAGACACGGGCGCCCATGCGCCGGGCCAGGTTGGCGGCGGCGATCAGAGTGCCACCGGTGGCGATCAGATCGTCGAACAGCACCATGGCGTCGCCGTCGCAGAGGCTGTCGGCGTGCACTTCCAGGAACGCTTCGCCGTATTCGGTCTGGTAGCCCTCGCTGAGCACGTCGGCTGGCAGCTTGCCTTGTTTGCGGAACAGGATCAGCGGCTTGTTCAGTTCGTGGGCGACGATGGAGCCGATCAGAAAACCACGGGCGTCCATGGCACCGATGTGGCTGAAGTCGGCGTCGATGTAGCGGTGCACGAAGCTGTCCACCACCAGACGCAGGGCTTTGGGCGACTGGAACAGGGGAGTGATGTCGCGAAATATCACCCCCGGCTTGGGAAAGTCCAGCACGGGGCGGATCAGGGATTTGAAGCTGGGTTCGTCGAAGACCATTCGCGAAGTGTCCTGGCAGGCTGTTGAATGGCCAGCATTATAGCCGAGCGCACGCCCTAGCCGTCATCAGCCGTCCAGCGAGCCGCCGGCCAGGGTGCACAAGGCCTCGGGCTGCAGGATGTGCACTTCCTTGCCCACGGCGGCGATCAACTGCGTCTCCTGCAGCCGGGTGAACACCCGCGACACGGTCTCCACGGCCAGGCCGAGGAAGTTGCCGATGTCGTTGCGCGACATGTTCAGGCGAAACTGCAGCGGCGAAAAGCCGCGGGCGCGAAAGCGCGACGACAGGTTGACCAGAAAGCTGGCGATGCGCTCATCGGCGGTCTTTTTCGACAGCAGCAACATCATCTGCTGGTCATCGCGGATCTCCCGGCTCATCACCCGCATCAATTGCCGACGCAACGCTGGCAGCTGGGCGGCCAGCTCGTCGAGGCGCTCGAAAGGAATCTCGCAGACCGTGGTGGTTTCCAGCGCCTGGGCCGACACCGGGCAGGTCTCGGTGTCCAGCCCGGACAGCCCGACCAGCTCGCTGGGCAGATGAAAACCGGTGATCTGCTCTTCGCCGGAACTGCTGACCTTGAAGGTTTTCAGGGCCCCAGAGCGGACCGCGTACACCGAGGCGAACGGATCGCCCTGGCGAAACAGCAACTCGCCTTTGCGCAGCGGCCGGCCGCGCTTGATGATGTTGTCCACCGCGTCCATGTCCTCCAGTTGCAGGGACAAGGGCAGGCACAAGGTGGCGAGGCTGCAATCCTTGCAGTGGATCTGATGGCTGGTACGGGCTTTGAGTAGCTCGGACATCGCGTCGTGCTCCTGGCAATCTTTGGCCGTGCCGGGACGGCCTTGAACATATTGCCGGGCAGCTTAACCTGTCCCAGCTCAATGCTGCGCAGTGTAGGCACGCCGTTCACCGCAAATATTGACCTGGGTCAATGTCCCATCGAAGCGTGATCCATTTCAGCGTGACCCATTGCATTGTGATCCATGGCCGCGTGGTCCATCGAAGCATGCCCCATCGAGCCATGCCCCATCAGCCACTGCTGGTGCGGCCCCGGCAGCGTCCACAGGCCGAACAGGATGACCAGCAGCCCGCCTGCCTGGCGCACGCCACGCCGGCGCAGCAGGGCGGTCGTGCGCTCGGCGGCCAGGCCGATGGCCAGCAGCACCGGCCAGGTGCCGACGCCGAAGCCGAGCATCAGCGCCGCGCTGTGCCAGGCATTGCCCTGGCTCGCCGCCCACAGCAGGGTGCTGTAGACCAGCCCGCATGGCAGCCAGCCCCAGACCGCGCCCAGCAGCAGGGCGCGCGGCAGGCTGGACACCGGCAGCAGGCGCCGCGCCAGTGGTTGCAGGTGTTTCCATAGACCGCGGCCCAGCGCTTCGATGCGCGTCAGCCCGCTCCACCAGCCGGCCAGGTACAGGCCCATGGCGATCAACAGCAGCGCCGCGACGACCCGCAGCAGCATGGCCGCCGGGCTGTTGGCCAGGGCCCAGCCGAGGCTGCCGAGCAGCAGCCCGGCCACGGCGTAGCTGGCGATGCGGCCCAGGTTGTAGGCCAGCAGCAGGCGCAGCCGGCGCGCGCGCTGCTCGGCCGGGATGGCCAGGGTCAGCGCGCCCATCAGGCCGCCGCACATGCCCAGGCAGTGGCCGCCGCCCAGTAGCCCGAGGATCAGCGCCGAGGCCAGCAGGGGCAGTAGTTCAGTCATGCTTGTGTTCGTCGCCCTGGCCGGAGCCGGCCAGGTGGTCGGGGTCCTGGTCGTCGAACAGGATGCTGTGGGCCGGGCTGTCGAGGTCTTCGTACTGGCCGCCGTCCACGGCCCAGAAAAAGATGTAGAGGGCGACGCCGACGATCAGCATCGCCGCAGGAATCATGATGTACAGCGCAGGCATCAGCCGGCCTCCTTGATACGGGTCAGGCGCAGGGCGTTGAGCACCACGGTCAACGAGCTGAGCGACATGCCCAGGGCCGCCCACACCGGTGTAACCCAGCCCAGTGCCGCGAAGGGCAGCATAAGCCCGTTGTACAGGCTGGCCCAGAGCAGGTTCTGCCAGATCACCCGGCGCGTGCGCGCGGCGACGTCCAGGGCCTGGACCAGTGCACCGAGGCGGTTGCACAGCAACACCGCGTCGGCGCCGACCCGCGCCAGGTCGCTGGCCGAGCCCATGGCCACGCTGATGTCGGCGGCCGCCAGCACCGGTACGTCGTTGACCCCGTCGCCGATCATCAGCACCTTGCGGCCCTGGCCTTGCAGGTCGCGCAGCACGGCCAGCTTGTCAGCGGCGCCCAGGCCGCCGCGGGCGTCGTCGATGCCCAGTGCGCCGGCCACCAGGCCGACCTGCGCGGAGCGGTCGCCGGACAACAACAGGGTGCGCCAGCCACGGGCGCGGCAGCATTCGAGCAACTGCAGGGCATCGTTGCGCAGCGGGTCGTCGAGCACCAGCCACGCCAGCGCACCTTGGGTATCACCCAGCAGCAGCCATTGGCCAGTCTCGTCGGGCGCCAGCGGTGGCGCCATGCCGCTCAGGCCGGCGACGAAGCCGGGTTCGCCGATGCGCAGCCGGCGTCCGTCGACCCACCCCTCCAGGCCCAGACCGGGCACGTTGAGCACGGCTTCGGCGGTAGCACTTGACTGGCCAAAGGCCCGGGCGATCGGGTGTTCGCTGCGGTTCTCCAGCGCCGCAGCGAGCATCAGGCAGTCGTCGCTCGCCAGCCCGCCCAGGGGCTGCACGGCCCGCAGGCTGAGGCGGCCTTCGGTGAGGGTGCCGGTCTTGTCGAAAATCACCGTGTCGATCTGCTGCAGGCCCTCCAGCACGTGCCCGCGGGTCAGCAGCACACCTAGCCGATGCAGGCTGCCGGTGGCGACGGTGAGCGCGGTGGGGGTGGCCAGCGACAGCGCGCAGGGGCAGGTGGCCACGAGCATGGCCAGCACCACCCAGAAGGCCCGGGCCGGCTCCAGTTGCCACCACAGCA includes these proteins:
- the fnr gene encoding fumarate/nitrate reduction transcriptional regulator Fnr; translated protein: MSELLKARTSHQIHCKDCSLATLCLPLSLQLEDMDAVDNIIKRGRPLRKGELLFRQGDPFASVYAVRSGALKTFKVSSSGEEQITGFHLPSELVGLSGLDTETCPVSAQALETTTVCEIPFERLDELAAQLPALRRQLMRVMSREIRDDQQMMLLLSKKTADERIASFLVNLSSRFRARGFSPLQFRLNMSRNDIGNFLGLAVETVSRVFTRLQETQLIAAVGKEVHILQPEALCTLAGGSLDG
- the ccoS gene encoding cbb3-type cytochrome oxidase assembly protein CcoS; translated protein: MPALYIMIPAAMLIVGVALYIFFWAVDGGQYEDLDSPAHSILFDDQDPDHLAGSGQGDEHKHD
- a CDS encoding sulfite exporter TauE/SafE family protein, which translates into the protein MTELLPLLASALILGLLGGGHCLGMCGGLMGALTLAIPAEQRARRLRLLLAYNLGRIASYAVAGLLLGSLGWALANSPAAMLLRVVAALLLIAMGLYLAGWWSGLTRIEALGRGLWKHLQPLARRLLPVSSLPRALLLGAVWGWLPCGLVYSTLLWAASQGNAWHSAALMLGFGVGTWPVLLAIGLAAERTTALLRRRGVRQAGGLLVILFGLWTLPGPHQQWLMGHGSMGHASMDHAAMDHNAMGHAEMDHASMGH
- a CDS encoding adenine phosphoribosyltransferase, whose product is MVFDEPSFKSLIRPVLDFPKPGVIFRDITPLFQSPKALRLVVDSFVHRYIDADFSHIGAMDARGFLIGSIVAHELNKPLILFRKQGKLPADVLSEGYQTEYGEAFLEVHADSLCDGDAMVLFDDLIATGGTLIAAANLARRMGARVYEAAAIIDLPELGGSRRLQDMGIPAFTLTQFSLSEY
- a CDS encoding YbaB/EbfC family nucleoid-associated protein, whose protein sequence is MMKGGMAGLMKQAQQMQEKMAKAQEELANAEVTGQSGAGLVSIVMTGRHDVKRVTLDDSLMQEDKDVLEDLIAAAVNDAVRKIEASSQDKMSGMTAGMQLPPGFKMPF
- the recR gene encoding recombination mediator RecR, encoding MSFSPLIRQLIDALRILPGVGQKTAQRMALQLLERDRSGGSRLAQALGQAMEGVGHCRLCRTLTEEELCPQCADTRRDDTLLCVVEGPMDVYAVEQTGYRGRYFVLKGHLSPLDGLGPEAIGIPQLMARIEEQASFAEVILATNPTVEGEATAHYIAQLLASKGLVASRIAHGVPLGGELELVDGGTLAHSFAGRKPIAL
- the dnaX gene encoding DNA polymerase III subunit gamma/tau; this encodes MSYQVLARKWRPRSFREMIGQTHVLKALINALDNQRLHHAYLFTGTRGVGKTTIARIIAKCVNCETGITSTPCGVCSVCTEIDEGRFVDLIEIDAASRTKVEDTRELLDNVQYAPSRGRFKVYLIDEVHMLSTHSFNALLKTLEEPPPYVKFILATTDPQKLPATILSRCLQFSLKNMTPERVVEHLTNVLTVENVPFEDDALWLLGRAADGSMRDAMSLTDQAIAFGEGKVQAADVRAMLGTLDHGQVYGVLQALLEGDARGLLEAIRHLAEQGPDWNGVLAEMLNVLHRVAVAQALPEAVDNGQGDRDRVLAVAQALPAEDVQFYYQMGLIGRRDLPLAPDPRSGFEMVMLRMLAFRPADAEDAPRQTLKTVGISQATADSTPTVAAPVAPIEPEPVAAPGAVPAPVAPTANEAEGAPAKAVQAPDLPWNPLPVVEPEPAPEPAALAQAIPEPILDTVAEQPELTPMPTPVPASAVPDAPEVEPQVLETVVELGPGALADPVPPGHPGDFAPAGMDRDDEPPLDEDYYEPDLDVGAAYSYLDELASEATPALVAEPEVLPAAAPATGLALQWLELFPKLPISGMTGSIAANCTLMAVDGDQWLLHLDPAHSALFNATQQRRLNDALNQYHGRTLSLRIELIRPEQETPAQAAARLRAERQKDAEASIHADPFVLQMMQQFGAVIRDDTIEPVDTMASPTP